Below is a window of Candidatus Caldatribacterium sp. DNA.
TCTGGAACTCGGCGAAGGAGAGCGGTTACTCCCTCTACGCTTTCTGCTCCCTCTTTCGCTGCCTCACACATGCGGTGCATATGCCCGTAAGCGGAGTAATAGAGAATGAGGATTTGAGTAGACATACTCTCACCCCCTTTTTCCATGGGGAACCGAGGAGAATGTGAGGTTATTCCTGTAGGCGGGTGAGGCCTCCTTCCATAGATCCACGGGTTTAGCTCATAAACCCTTCACAATCCCTCATTCCTTTTCAGCTCGTCGATGAGCCTGCTCACATTGTTTTTTGTAAGAATTCCCTGGGTGGCGAGCCAGTTGATGACGTGACTTGTAGAAAACCCAAAGGCACGAGTGGCTATGAGGTCGTTGAGGTACTGGAGCTGGCGGTCGGTGGGAGGCTTCTGGAGTTCCTGGGGTAGGTACGGTATGAGGCGCAGGTAGAGTTGGGCGGTGGCAATGGCGTCTTGGGCGTTGTACCGGGCGATGTCGGAGTACCGTCCCGAGAGAAAGGCATCGTGAACCTTTGAGCCGTCCATGGTGTTTTTTGTAAAGTCAATGCCAAATTTTCGGCACACGAATTCCAGGGTGTACCTGTGCTCGGGGTTTGAAGCGCAGAGGAAATCCGCAAGGTCAAGGTGGTCAGTGCTTGAGCGGAGGAGGCGGGGATTGGCGATTTTCTCGGGAAGTGGAAGGCCGTGAATCATGCTCCGAAGCCGCAAAACCGGAAGGTCAAAGTTTTGGCCGTTGTAGGTAACGAAGGACTCGGCTTCTTCAAGCTCCTGCCAGAACTCCTCAAGGAGGAGCCGTTCTCCTTCGAGGAGATCCTGGGGGAGCTTTGGACAGAGGATGGGCACGTAACGGATGGGGTACGGTCTCTCTTCGTCGTAAATTTCCTCGTCGGTGGCGATGTAGTACACGGCGACCTCTTGGATATTCCCTTCCTCCACGTGGGCGACAGCGGCAGAGATAACGGAGAGAGTGTATGGATTGAGCGCCAGGCGCTTCTCGAGTTCCCCGTCAGAGAGCTCCTCTCTCCCTCGTGTTTTCAGGTACCGGTAGTCGAGGTATCCGAGGGTCTCGATGCTTGCAAAGGTCTCGATGTCGAGAACAGCAACAGACATCTTCTCACCCGGCCTCCCTCAGAAGATTCTTGTGTACCCGGGAGGTCTTCTGTCCACAAGTTTCCCATGAGCGATGGAAAGCTTTTTCATGATGGGGATCTTGTACGGGCACTTCGGTTCGCATTCTCCACACTGGGTGCAGGATGCGGCTTTCACCGGAAGCTCTTCATAGGCTTTCTGGGCGTAATCCTGGTTCCCAAACCAGAAGCGCAATCGGTCCCGTAGGGCGTACTCGGCGGGATTGCGGACGATGTCATCCTTCATCTGTCGGTCGTACTGG
It encodes the following:
- a CDS encoding ribonuclease H-like domain-containing protein; its protein translation is MSVAVLDIETFASIETLGYLDYRYLKTRGREELSDGELEKRLALNPYTLSVISAAVAHVEEGNIQEVAVYYIATDEEIYDEERPYPIRYVPILCPKLPQDLLEGERLLLEEFWQELEEAESFVTYNGQNFDLPVLRLRSMIHGLPLPEKIANPRLLRSSTDHLDLADFLCASNPEHRYTLEFVCRKFGIDFTKNTMDGSKVHDAFLSGRYSDIARYNAQDAIATAQLYLRLIPYLPQELQKPPTDRQLQYLNDLIATRAFGFSTSHVINWLATQGILTKNNVSRLIDELKRNEGL